Genomic DNA from Rhodoferax mekongensis:
GCTTCGCGCGCGGCGGCATCTTTGGCTTCGCGTTCTTTGGCGATTTTGGCTTCGTCTGCTTTGGAAGAAACTGCACCCTTTGACAGGGTCAGCTTGTCCGGTGTGGGAGAGACGGCTTTCTTTTCATCCACCTTGGCTTCAATCGAGCCACTGGCTTTGCGATCCGCCGCGCCCACCGTTGCTTGTGGCGCATTACCTGCCAGATTCCGACGGAAATCGTTGAAATCCTTGCTCTGGGCAACAACGATTTTGGAGGCTTCAGCGGGCGACACGCTCGCCGCGCTTTCTGCGGACGGCACTGTCATAACCGCGCCGGCGCGGACCCGGTTCAAGTTGTCGTTCACGAACGCATCCGGGTTGGAGCGCAGCAAGGCGACCAGCATCTGGTCGAGCGACACACCTGCGGGCTTGTTGGCGCTGGCAATCTTGCTTGCCGTATCACCCGGTTTGACCGTGATTTGCTTCTCACCGCCAGAGGCGGGCTTGGGTGCAGGTGCTTCGGCAGACGGCGCTGCAGGGCGCACGGGGGCGGCCTGGCGCCCAGATTCAGACGGTGCTACTTTCGGTGCCGGAGATGCTACGGGGGTAACAGGAGCGGGTGCACTGGTTGCCGCAGGCGTTTGGGCTAGTGTTGGTACAGGAGCTGACTTTTTGAGGCTGGGAGGGTCCAGGAGGATCGTGTAATCCCGCACGATCCGACCCGACGCCCAAGTGGCTTCCAGAATCAGGTCTACGAAGGGGTCATTGACGGTACGGTCACTGCTCAATCGGAGATAGGAGCGACCGTCTGGTCGGCGCTGCAGGCTGGCCTGCAAGGTGGTGAGTGCGGCGTTGTACTCCAATCCGGCCGCGGTAAATGCGTCCGGTTGAGCGACGGCCGCTTTGAGGGATGCGGCTTCCTCTGCAGTGATGTCTGGAACATCAACTTCTGCCCGCAGCGGTTCGCCCAACGCCGACTGGACGGTCAATCGGCCCAGCGAAAGCGCATTGGCCCCGGTTCCGGACAAGCCGAGTAGCGCAATGGCTGCAGCCGCGATGGCGGTCCTTTGCCAACGATGTGTCTTTGCGATCAATTTTTAGGCCTCCGGTGCTCAGGCGAGCGGCAATGTACTTGTCGGTTTTCAGGCAAACAGGCCCGATACTTGAAACGTAAAAAGTACCATAACATCAATGTCTTACGGAGACAAGCTAAGAAAGCGCTTAACTTTCAAAGCTTGTCCGATTGCCTATTGTCGCCCTCGCGCTTGTTGCCTAGGGGCAACGACGTGTAACTCTCTGTTACGCGTCGAGCAGGATGCGCAGCATGCGGCGCAAAGGCTCGGCTGCCCCCCACAGCAGCTGATCACCGATGGTGAATGCACCCACATACTCGGGTCCCATGGCCAATTTGCGGATACGGCCCACGGGGATGGTCATGGTGCCGGTCACGGCCACGGGGGTCAGGTCCTGGATGGTGGCTTCGCGGGTGTTGGGCACCACTTTGACCCACTGGTTGTCTGCAGCGATCATGGCTTCGATGTCGGCCACGGGCACGTCTTTTTTCAGCTTGAAGGTCAGGGCCTGGCTGTGGCAGCGCATGGCACCCACGCGCACACAGAAACCATCTACGGGGATGGCGGAACTACCGAAGCCCTCGCCCATGCCCAGAATCTTGTTGGTTTCTGCCATGCCTTTCCACTCTTCCTTGGATTGGCCATTGCCAAGGTCTTTGTCGATCCAGGGGATCAGCGAACCACCCAGTGGCACGCCGAAGTTGGCAGTCTCTGCGCCGGTCAGTGCGCGCTGCTTGGCGATGACTTTGCGGTCGATTTCCAGAATCGCACTCTTGGGGTCGTCGAGCAGGGCTTTGACTTCGGCGTTCAACGTGCCGTACTGGGTCAGCAGTTCGCGCATGTGTTGTGCGCCGCCGCCGGATGCTGCCTGGTAAGTCTGGGTGCTCATCCACTCGACCAAGCCGGCCTTGTAGAGTGCGCCCACGCCCATCAGCATGCAGCTCACGGTGCAGTTGCCGCCCACCCAGTTCTTGCCGCCCTTGGCCAGCGCGTCCTTGATGACGGGCATGTTGACCGGGTCCAGGATGATGACAGCATCTTTCTCCATGCGCAGTGTGGAAGCTGCGTCGATCCAGTGACCGTTCCAGCCCGCTGCGCGCAGCTTGGGGAATACTTCAGTGGTGTAGTCGCCGCCTTGGGCAGTGATGATGATGTCGCAGCGCTTGAGGGCGTCGATGTTGTAGGCGTCTTGCAGCGTGGTTTCGTTCTTGGCCTCAGCCGGAGCCTTGCCGCCTGCATTGCTGGTGGAGAAGAAAAGCGGTTCGATCAGATCGAAGTCTTTTTCCTGCGCCATGCGATCCATCAATACCGAGCCGACCATGCCGCGCCAGCCGACCAAACCTACCAACTTGCTCATATCAACGCCCTTTCAATGTAAACAAACGATGCCCGACCTGGGCTGTTTGCTCCGGCTCGTCTGGCCGGGGGCGCACGACGATACCGGAGCTGGATCAGCCCTTAATGGTCGTGGTTTTGGAAATGATTGCGCGCGCGGCCTTGGCTGCCTTGGAGGCAGTCAACAAGCTTAAAGAGAAGGGGCGTGCGGCAAACATGGGATTATTGTAGCGCAAAACAAGAATTTTTTGCTCCGCGCGGACTGAATTGATTTTGCTTGGCGAAGGCCTGTTGCGCAACAGACCCTCGCATCGCGGTGTTTAGGCCAGTGCCTTGAGGACTGCGTCGCCCATCTCTTTGGTGCTGACCTTGGTAGTGCCTTCGCTGTAAATGTCGGCTGTGCGGAAACCTTGCTCAAGCACCTTCTTCACGGCGGCTTCAATGCGCTGTGCGGCAGCTTCTTGGTTCAGGCTGAAGCGCAGCATCATCGCGGCGCTCAGGATAGTGGCCAGCGGGTTGGCGATGCCTTTGCCTGCGATGTCCGGTGCGCTGCCATGGCTGGGTTCATACAGGCCCTGGTTGCTGCTATTCAGGCTGGCAGAAGGCAGCATGCCGATGGAGCCGGTCAGCATAGAGGCTTCGTCGGACAGGATGTCGCCGAACATGTTACCGGTGACCAGCACGTCAAACTTCTTGGGCGCCTTCACCAGCTGCATGGCGGCGTTGTCCACCAGCATGTGGTCCAGCTCCACGTCGGGGTATTGCTGGCCCACTTCCACCATCACGTCTTTCCAGAGCTGCGAGGTTTCCAGCACGTTGTTCTTGTCGACGCTGGTGACGCGCTTGTTGCGCTTTTGGGCGGCTTGGAACGCGACGTGCGCAATGCGCTCGATTTCGGGGCGGCTGTAGCGCATGGTGTCGAACGCTTCTTCCGCTCCGGGGAAGTGGCCATCAGTCGCAATGCGGCGGCCGCGGGGCTGTCCGAAGTAGATGTCACCCGTCAGTTCGCGGATGATGAGGATGTCCAGGCCCGCAATCAGCTCGGGCTTGAGGCTGGAGGCGCCCACCAGCTGCTCGTAGCAAATGGCCGGGCGGAAGTTGGCAAAAAGACCCAAATTTTTGCGCAAACCCAGGATGGCCTGCTCGGGGCGGAACTGGCGCTCCAGCTTGTCGTACTTCCAGTCGCCCACGGCGCCGAACAACACAGCGTCGGCTTCTTTGGCCAGTTTGAGGGTGGCTTCAGGCAGGGGGTGGCCATGGGCCTCATAGGCGCAACCGCCCACGAGTGCGGTATCCATTTCCAGCTTCAGGTCCAGTGCGTTCAAAACCTTCACGGCTTCCGCCACGATTTCGGTGCCGATGCCGTCACCCGGCAAGACTGCAATTTTCATGATGTCCTTTGAATACTATGAATTTGATAGCTGCTCACGCAGACATGGTCTGCGCCAGCCAGGGTTTTGTAGCCAAACGTTGGGCTTCGAACGCCTTGATCTTGTCGGCATGACGCAGGGTCAGGCCGATGTCGTCAAAGCCGTTGAGCAAGCAGTACTTGCGGAAGGCCTGTACGTCGAATTGGATTTCTTCACCCTGTGGCTTGACAATGACTTGGCGCTCCAGATCAATGGTGAGCTGGTAGCCGGGGAAGGCTAGTGCTTCGTTGAACAACTGGTCTACTTGGGCTTCGCTCAGCTGGATCGGCAGCAGGCCGTTCTTGAAGCAGTTGTTGAAGAAGATGTCGGCGTAGCTGGGCGCGATGATGGCGCGAAAGCCATATTGGTCAATCGCCCAGGGCGCATGCTCGCGGCTGGAGCCGCAGCCGAAGTTTTTGCGCGCCAACAGGATGGATGCGCCGGCATAGCGGGGTTGGTTCAGCACAAAGTCAGGGTTGGGCTTGCGGCTGGCGGGGTCCTGGCCGGGGTAGCCCGCATCCAGGTAGCGCCACTCGTCAAACAGGTTCTGACCGAAGCCGGTTTTACGGATAGATTTGAGAAACTGCTTGGGGATGATCGCGTCGGTATCCACGTTTTCGCGGTCCATGGGCGCAACCAGCCCTTGGTGAACGGTAAATTTTTTCATTTCTTGGCAGCGCCTTCAATTTTCTCGCCGGCCTTTTGAATGTCCTGGCCCATGCCTTTGACGGTGTTGCATCCAGACAGCAACAGCAGGGCAGTGGCGCATGCGGCGATAAGTGCGGTTTTCATATTCAGTCCTTTCAAGGGTTCAGGCGAACTTGCGGATATCAACAAAATGACCATGGATGGCTGCGGCAGCCGCCATAGCGGGGCTCACCAAGTGGGTGCGGCCACCGGCGCCCTGGCGGCCTTCGAAGTTGCGGTTGCTGGTGGAGGCGCAGCGCTCGCCCGGCTCCAGGCGGTCGGCGTTCATGGCCAGGCACATGGAGCAGCCCGGTTCGCGCCACTCGAAGCCGGCAGCCTTGAAGATCTCATGCAGGCCTTCGCGCTCGGCCTGTTCTTTGACCAGGCCGGAGCCGGGCACGACCATGGCCAGCTTGATGTTCTTGGCCACTCTCTGGCCGAGCTTTTTCACCACGGCAGCGGCTTCACGCATGTCTTCGATGCGGCTATTGGTGCAGGAACCGATGAACACTTTGTCCACGAACAAATCGTTCAAGGCCTTGCCGGGCTCCAAGCCCATGTAGGTGAGTGCCCGCTCGATGGCGCCACGCTTGTTGGCGTCTTTTTCCTTGTCGGGGTCCGGAACAGAAGCGTCCACGCCCAGCACCATTTCGGGCGAGGTACCCCAGGTGACTTGCGGCACGATCTGGGTAGCGTCCAGCTCCACCACGGTGTCGAAATGCGCACCGGGGTCCGAGTGCAGGGTCTTCCAGAAGGCGACAGCCTGTTCCCACTCCACTGCGGCAGCTTCAGGTGTGGCGGCGTTGGCGCCGGGGGCCAAGGGGCGGCCCTTGATGTAGTCGATGGTTTTCTCATCCACGGCGACCAATCCAGCGCGGGCGCCGGCTTCAATGGCCATGTTGCACACCGTCATGCGGCCTTCCATACTCAACGCACGGATGGCGGAGCCGCCGAATTCGATGGTGTAGCCGGTGCCGCCTGCGGTGCCGATTTTGCCGATGATGGCCAGCACAATGTCCTTGCCGGTGATGCCGGGAGCAACGTTACCTTCGACCTTGATCAGCATGTTCTTCGCCTTTTTGGCCAAGAGGGTTTGCGTGGCCATCACGTGCTCGACCTCACTGGTACCGATGCCATGGGCCAAGGCTCCAAAAGCACCGTGCGTGGAGGTATGGGAGTCGCCGCACACCACGGTCATGCCGGGCAGGGTGGCGCCGTTTTCAGGCCCCATGACGTGTACGATGCCCTGGCGCTTGGACAGGAAGGGGAAATAAGCGGCTGAGCCGAATTCCTTGATGTTGCTGTCCAGGGTGGTGACCTGTTCTTTGCTGGTCGGGTCGGTGATGCCGTCGTAGCCCAGCTCCCAACCGGTGGTCGGCGTGTTGTGGTCGGCGGTGGCCACAATGGAACTCACGCGCCAGACCTTGCGGCCCGCTTCACGCAGCCCTTCAAACGCCTGGGGGCTGGTCACTTCGTGGACCAGATGGCGGTCGATGTAGAGGATGGAGGTGCCATCGTCTTCGGTATGGACGACGTGGTCGTCCCAGAGTTTGTCGTAGAGCGTGCGTGCCATTTTTGCTTCCTTTAGAGAGACGATTTTAGGTGGTCGACCAGCAAGCGCGCACTGCGCGGCAGGGTCGAGAAGTCGCGGGCCACCAGCTCAATGCGGCGGTGGGCCCAGGGGTCGGTGAGGGGAACTGCGGCCAGTTCACCTGCGTTGTGCATCAGGGTGAATGCGCGCAGGGGCATGACGCCCACGCCCAGGCCGTTGTGAATCATGCGGCACATGGCATCGAGCCCGGTGACCTGGATGCGCAGTTTGATGCTCTGGCCCAGCGCTGTGGCCGCCTGGCGCATGGCGACATAGATGGAGCTGTTGGAGTGCAGGCCCACATGATCCAGCGCCAAGGTGTCCGCGAACGCGACTGAGGGCTCGCGGGCGAGCGCATGGGTGCGGGGAACAATAAGCACCAGTTGGTCCTGCCGGTAGGGCAGGGTCTGCAATTCGCCCACGCCGTCCGCCGTATTGCAGACACCAAAATCGGCGGCACCTTCCTCAACGGCACGAATGACTTCGGTACTCAGGTGCTCTTCCAGATCAATCTTGATGCCTTGGTGGGCACGGATGAAGGCGCCCAAGTCTTCCGGTAGAAACTGCACCGTGGCCGAGATGCTGGCGTGTACCCGCACCTGGCCTTTGGCGCCGTCGGCATATTCCGTGAGCTCAGTGTGCATACGGTCGAGGCTGAAGAACACGCTGCGGGCGTGGTGCAACAGGCTTTGCCCCGCTGGGGTAGGGTGCACACCGCGTGAATGGCGTTGTAGCAGCTGGCTGCCTAGCGCCAGCTCCAGATCACTGAGCCGCTTGCTGAGTGCTGAGGGGGCAATGAATTCGCGCTCCGCAGCCTTGCCGATGCTACCTGTCTCGCAGACAGCCACAAACATCTGTAGCGATGTCAGGTCCATCCGGCGGGTGAGGGGGCGGTCAATGTGCGGCATTTAGAGACGGCATCGTGATCAGCGATGTGAAGTCGGTATTTTCCCACTTGCTACGGGATTAGTCATCGCATTTCGAGATGCCATAGATCTTGACTGTGAAAGGCTTTTTCTCGACATGCAGCAGTCGATGGGCTGTAAATTGCTATGAAAACAGTAGCTACTTGCGCAGAGTCCATGTGCACTAGAGCCGGATTGGATACAAAAAACCCCGCGGCCTTTGCAGGCGGCGGGGTTTTCAGGGTAGGCCAGGGAGGGCTTAACGCTGGTCCAGTGGCTTGACGTCGCGCTTGACGGAGCCGGTGAACAACTGGCGTGGGCGGCCGATCTTGTACTCAGGGTCGCCGATCATTTCGTTCAACTGGGCAATCCAGCCGACGGTACGGGCCAAAGCGAAGATACCGGTGAACAGGTTCACAGGGATGCCGATGGCGCGCTGCACGATGCCGGAATAGAAGTCCACGTTGGGGTACAGCTTGCGTTGGACAAAGTAGTCGTCTTCCAGGGCAATCTTTTCCAGCTGCTTGGCCAGCTTGAACAAGGGGTCGTTTTCCAGACCCAAGGCTTCCAGCACTTCGTTGCAGGTTTCCTGCATGAGCTTGGCGCGGGGGTCGTAGTTCTTGTACACGCGGTGACCGAAGCCCATGAGCTTGACACCGGAGTTCTTGTCCTTGACCTGTTCCATGAACTGGCCGACCTTGGACACGCCGCCTTGGCGCTGGATGTCTTCCAGCATGTTCAGGCAGGCTTCGTTGGCGCCACCGTGGGCAGGGCCCCACAAGCAAGCCACACCGGCGGCAATGGCTGCAAACGGGTTGGTGCCGGAGGAACCGCACAGACGCACGGTGGAGGTAGACGCGTTTTGCTCGTGGTCAGCATGCAGGATGAAGATGCGGTCCATCGCACGTTCGATCACGGGGTTGACCTTGTACTCTTCGCAAGGAGTGCCGAACATCATGCGCAGGAAGTTGCCGGAGTAGCTCAGGTCGTTCTGCGGGTACATGAAAGGCTGGCCCACGCCGTACTTGTAGGCCATGGCCACGAGCGTAGGCATCTTGGCGATTAGGCGGATCGCGGCGATTTCGCGGTGCTCGGGGTTATTGATGTCGGTGCTGTCGTGGTAGAACGCAGACAGTGCGCCCACCAAGCCGGTCAATACGGCCATAGGGTGCGCGTCGCGGCGGAAGCCACGCAGGAAGAACTGCATCTGCTCGTTGACCATGGTGTGGTTGGTCACGAGTTTGTGGAACGCCACTTGTTCGGTTTTGTTGGGCAATTCACCCTTCAGCAACAGGTGGCAGGTGTCGAGGTAGTCGACGTTGGTGGCCAACTGTTCGATGGGGTAGCCGCGGTACAGCAGTTCACCCTTGTCGCCGTCGATGTAAGTGATGCCGGACTGGCAGGAAGCGGTTGAGAGAAAACCGGGGTCATAGGTGAACATGCCGGTCTGGGCGTAAAGCTTGCGGATGTCGATCACATCCGGTCCGATGTTGCCCTGGTACACGGGCATTTCCACACTGGGGCTGCCGTTACTGAACGACAGGGTGGCTTTGTTATCAGCTAGTTTCATCTTTCGCCTTTCAGAGAGGTTCTCTCAACATTTTTAAAACTTCATGGACGTCTGCGCGATCGAGGGCAGCGTCCACCTGCAACAGCGTTTTTCGTGCCAGATGGACGTCCAGCAGGTCGTTGTCGCTCAAGTCCATCAGCGCCGACAGGGCATCGGCATGGCGCACCGTCAGCGTATCGCTGTACCGGCGGAAGAAGCGCTCGATGAACAAGTCGTTTTCCAGCAAGCCGCGCCGGCAACGCCATTGCAGCTTGCTCAAACCCCGTTCATCAATCAATGCTTCAGTCACGCGTGTGCACCTTGGTCTGTATCAAACGGCACGCAGGACCATCATTTCCTTGATCTTGCCGATGGCCTTGGTGGGGTTCAGACCCTTGGGGCACACATCGACGCAGTTCATGATGGTGTGGCAACGGAACAGGCGGTAGGGGTCTTCCAGATTGTCCAGACGCTCACCGGTGGCTTGATCGCGGCTGTCCGCAATGAAGCGGTAGGCCTGCAGCAAGCCGGCGGGACCTACAAACTTGTCGGGGTTCCACCAGAAGCTGGGGCAGCTGGTCGAGCAGCTGGCGCACAAGATGCACTCATACAGGCCGTTGAGTTCTTCACGCTCTTCGGGGGACTGCAGACGCTCTTTCTCAGGCGGCACGGTGTCGTTGATCAGGTAAGGCTTGATCGAGTTGTACTGCTTGAAGAACTGGGTCATATCCACGATCAGATCGCGGATCACGGGCAGACCGGGCAGAGGCTTGAGGACAATCTTGCCGGGCAGGGTGCGCATGTTGGTCAGGCAGGCCAGACCGTTCTTGCCGTTGATGTTCATGGCATCCGATCCGCAGACACCTTCGCGGCAGGAGCGGCGGAAGGAGATGGAAGGATCGATGGCTTTGAGCTTCATCAAGGCGTCCAGCAGCATGCGCTCGGAACCGTCGAGTTCTACCTCGATGTCCTGCATGTAGGGCTTGGCATCCTTGTCGGGATCGTAGCGGTAGATGGAGAAAGTACGTTTGGTCATGTTCAGGTTCTCGCGAAGGGTCTACGCTTAGAAAGTACGGACTTTGAGTGGCACGGAGTCCACGGTCAAAGGCTTCATCTGCACGGGCTTGTAGCTCAGGCGGTTGCCCTCGCTGTACCACAGGGTGTGTTTGTGCCAGTCTTGGTCGTTACGGCCATTGGGGTGTTCAGGCGTGTCGCCGTAGTCGTCCACCGTGTGGGCACCACGGCTCTCGTGACGGGCCGCTGCCGACACGATGGTGGCCTGTGCGGCTTCGATCAGATTTTCGACTTCCAGCGCTTCGATGCGTGCAGTGTTGAAAACCTTGGACTTGTCCTTGAGGTTGAGCGCCTTGACACGCTCGCGCAGCTCGGCAATCTTGACCACGCCTTCGTCCATGCTCTTCTGGGTACGGAACACGCCAGCGTGTTGCTGCATGGAAGCGCGCAGGTCGTTAGCAACGTCCTGGGCGTACTCACCGCTGGTGGCCTTGTCCAAGCGGGAAACGCGTTCCAACGTGCGGTCTGCAGCGTCCTTGGGCAGAGGCTTGTGCTCCTTGCTGCCTTTGATGTAGTTGACGATGTGGTTGCCTGCTGCACGACCGAACACCAGCAGGTCCAGCAGGGAGTTGGTGCCCAGGCGGTTGGCGCCGTGCACGGATACGCAGGAGCATTCGCCTACGGCGTACAAACCGTTGACCACCTGGTTGTGCACGTCGCCGTTTTGCACCACCACCTGGCCATTGACGTTGGTGGGAATACCACCCATCTGGTAGTGGATGGTGGGCACCACGGGGATAGGTTCTTTGGTGATGTCCACGTTGGCGAAGTTCACGCCGATTTCATACACCGATGGCAGGCGCTTGTGGATGGTTTCTGCACCCAAGTGGTCCAGCTTCAAGAGCACATAGTCCTTGTTCGGACCGCAGCCACGGCCTTCCTTGATTTCCTGGTCCATGGAGCGGGACACGAAGTCACGCGGAGCCAAGTCTTTGAGGGTAGGCGCATAGCGCTCCATGAAACGTTCGCCGTTGCTGTTGAGCAGAATAGCGCCTTCGCCGCGGCAACCTTCGGTCAGCAACACGCCGGCACCAGCCACGCCGGTGGGGTGGAACTGCCAGAACTCCATGTCTTCCAACGGTATGCCAGCACGCGCTGCCATGCCAAGGCCGTCACCGGTGTTGATGAAGGCGTTGGTGGAGGCTGCGAAGATACGACCTGCGCCACCGGTGGCCAGCAGGGTGGTCTTGGCTTCCAGAATGTGGATATCGCCGGTTTCCATTTCCAGGGCGGTGACACCGACCACGTCGCCTTCGGCGTCACGGATCAGGTCCAGTGCCATCCACTCCACGAAGAAGCTGGTCTTGGCTGCCACGTTCTGCTGGTACAGCGTGTGCAACATGGCGTGACCGGTACGGTCAGCGGCAGCGCAAGCGCGTTCCACAGCTTTTTCACCGTAGTTGGCGGTGTGGCCGCCGAAGGGGCGCTGGTAAATGGTGCCGTCAGGGTTGCGGTCGAAAGGCATACCCATGTGCTCCAGGTCGTACACCACCTTGGGAGCTTCACGGCACATGAACTCGATAGCGTCCTGGTCGCCGAGCCAGTCGGAGCCCTTGACGGTGTCATAGAAGTGGTAGTGCCAGTTGTCGTCGTTCATGTTGCCCAAGGAGGCACCGATGCCGCCTTGTGCTGCCACGGTGTGGGAGCGGGTGGGGAACACTTTGGACAGAACGGCCACATTCAGTCCGGCACGTGCCAGCTGCAGGGAAGCGCGCATGCCGGAGCCACCGGCGCCGACGATCACGACGTCGAATTTGCGTTTAGAGACGGAGTAAGACATGTATTAGTGCCTGTTGGAGGGGATCAGAGACGCCACAGAACCTGGATAGCCCAGCCGGCGCAGCCGACCAGCCAAACAATGGAGAACACTTGCAGAGACAAGCGGATGGAGACGGGTTTGACGTAATCCATCCAGATATCGCGCACACCCACCCATACGTGGTACAGCATGGCGATGATGACCGCGAAGGTCAGGAACTTCATCCACTGCTGGGAGAAGATGCCGGCCCATTTGTCGTAGCCGATGGGGCCTTTGAACAAAATCACCTGCGCCAGCAGGGCGATGGTGAACAAAGCCATCAAGACGGCGGTGACGCGTTGCGCCAGCCAGTCCCGCAGGCCGTAGTGCGCGCCAACGACGACGCGCTTGGATCCGTAATTCACTGCCATTTGGTTTTCCTTTTCTCGTTGTTAGTAGGCGCCGAAGAGCTTGAGGGCCAGCACCAGGGTGAGCAAGCTGCCCAGACCCAGAGTGAAGATGGCGGAGCTGCGACCGAATTCTTTGCTCACAGCATGGTTGATGTCCATCCACAAGTGGCGCATGCCTGCGATGAAGTGGTGCAAATACGCCCAGATGATGGCCAGAGCCACCAGCTTCACAAACCAGCCGGGGATAAAGCCGACTCCAACGCTAAAGACGCTGGTGAACTTTGCAAATGAGATTTCCGAGGATACGGATGTGTCGAACATCCAGATAATGAAAGGCATCAGGATGAACATGATGGCCCCGCTGATGCGGTGCAGGATGGAAACCCATCCGGCGGGGGGGAGTCGATAGGTGGGCAGGTCACTCAGCGCATTGATGTTGCGGAATTCAGGCCGCGCGCGCTTGGGTTGGGAGTTGAGCTCAGTCATGGATGGGCTTTCTTGGATGTAACGTGTTTGTAATTCTGGGAATCGCAGGCCAAAATTCTATTGCACCGCACCAATCTGACATTGGACTTGCATGGTGCAACGCATCAATTTAGCGCATTTCGATAGTAGTGTGTGTCGGTCAAGTACAAGCCCCGACGGAGCTCCATAGGTAAATCGTTGTAGGTGTACGCGGTACGCTCAACACTGAGCAAGGGGGTGCTTGCACCGATTTGGAGCAGATCTCGCTGCTCGGGGTCCGGAAGCACGGCTTTGATCTTTTCCTCGGCACGCACCATGCGCACGCCGAATTCTGTTTCAAAAAGCGCATACATCGCACCGTCATAGCTGGTCAGGCGCTCTGCCGTCAGCCCTTTGAAAGGGCCGCCGGGGAGCCACAAGTCTTCCAAAATGGTAGGAGTGCCTGCGAAAGACAACACGCGCCGCACTTGCAATACCGCATCACCAGATCGCAGAGACAAGGCGCGCGCCACATCGGCGCTGGCGCGGGTGCGCTTGCAGTCAATGATGCGGCGCTGGGCCGGCCCTTCGTTGGATGGGTCGCCCGCCTCAGGGACCAGTCGCAAAAAGCGGTATTGAATGTGCCGTTCAGCATGGGTGGCGACAAACGTACCCTTGCCCTGGCGGCGAACGACGAGGTTTTCGGCGGCGAGCTCATCAATGGCTTTACGTACCGTGCCCTGGCTGACTTTGTACCGGCCGGCAAGCTCTTGCTCACTGGGAATGGCAGTGCTGGGTTTCCATTCGCCACTCTGCAGGCTTTGTAGGATGAGGGCCTTGATTTGCTGATACAGCGGGCTGAATGCCGGCGTGCCCGATGCCCCGGTTTGCGCGCCCGGGTCGATCGATGCGCTGGGAGCGCCGTCGTTCGAAGGGAGGGTGTTTGAAGGCATGAGGGCAGGGTTTCTGTCAGCAGCGAGTCAGGCTCGGGAAATTGCTCCAATCATATCTTATATAAGACATAAGACAAATTGACCCGGCACTAAATTCGAGGGTAAACTCTGGTGCATTCTGCAGCGCAACACAGCTTATTGCGGGCGCTCCCCAGTCACCGTTTTCTCAACACTTCCTGGAGTTTTACCATGAGCAAGAAACCCGTCCGCGTTGCCGTTACAGGTGCAGCAGGTCAAATCGGTTACGCACTTCTGTTTCGCATCGCCTCCGGCGAAATGCTGGGCAAAGACCAGCCCGTGATCTTGCAATTGCTGGAAATCCCTGACGAAAAGGCCCAGAACGCGCTCAAGGGCGTCATCATGGAGCTGGAAGACTGCGCATTCCCGCTGCTGGCTGGTAT
This window encodes:
- the sdhC gene encoding succinate dehydrogenase, cytochrome b556 subunit, whose product is MTELNSQPKRARPEFRNINALSDLPTYRLPPAGWVSILHRISGAIMFILMPFIIWMFDTSVSSEISFAKFTSVFSVGVGFIPGWFVKLVALAIIWAYLHHFIAGMRHLWMDINHAVSKEFGRSSAIFTLGLGSLLTLVLALKLFGAY
- a CDS encoding citrate synthase, giving the protein MKLADNKATLSFSNGSPSVEMPVYQGNIGPDVIDIRKLYAQTGMFTYDPGFLSTASCQSGITYIDGDKGELLYRGYPIEQLATNVDYLDTCHLLLKGELPNKTEQVAFHKLVTNHTMVNEQMQFFLRGFRRDAHPMAVLTGLVGALSAFYHDSTDINNPEHREIAAIRLIAKMPTLVAMAYKYGVGQPFMYPQNDLSYSGNFLRMMFGTPCEEYKVNPVIERAMDRIFILHADHEQNASTSTVRLCGSSGTNPFAAIAAGVACLWGPAHGGANEACLNMLEDIQRQGGVSKVGQFMEQVKDKNSGVKLMGFGHRVYKNYDPRAKLMQETCNEVLEALGLENDPLFKLAKQLEKIALEDDYFVQRKLYPNVDFYSGIVQRAIGIPVNLFTGIFALARTVGWIAQLNEMIGDPEYKIGRPRQLFTGSVKRDVKPLDQR
- a CDS encoding GntR family transcriptional regulator gives rise to the protein MPSNTLPSNDGAPSASIDPGAQTGASGTPAFSPLYQQIKALILQSLQSGEWKPSTAIPSEQELAGRYKVSQGTVRKAIDELAAENLVVRRQGKGTFVATHAERHIQYRFLRLVPEAGDPSNEGPAQRRIIDCKRTRASADVARALSLRSGDAVLQVRRVLSFAGTPTILEDLWLPGGPFKGLTAERLTSYDGAMYALFETEFGVRMVRAEEKIKAVLPDPEQRDLLQIGASTPLLSVERTAYTYNDLPMELRRGLYLTDTHYYRNALN
- the sdhA gene encoding succinate dehydrogenase flavoprotein subunit → MSYSVSKRKFDVVIVGAGGSGMRASLQLARAGLNVAVLSKVFPTRSHTVAAQGGIGASLGNMNDDNWHYHFYDTVKGSDWLGDQDAIEFMCREAPKVVYDLEHMGMPFDRNPDGTIYQRPFGGHTANYGEKAVERACAAADRTGHAMLHTLYQQNVAAKTSFFVEWMALDLIRDAEGDVVGVTALEMETGDIHILEAKTTLLATGGAGRIFAASTNAFINTGDGLGMAARAGIPLEDMEFWQFHPTGVAGAGVLLTEGCRGEGAILLNSNGERFMERYAPTLKDLAPRDFVSRSMDQEIKEGRGCGPNKDYVLLKLDHLGAETIHKRLPSVYEIGVNFANVDITKEPIPVVPTIHYQMGGIPTNVNGQVVVQNGDVHNQVVNGLYAVGECSCVSVHGANRLGTNSLLDLLVFGRAAGNHIVNYIKGSKEHKPLPKDAADRTLERVSRLDKATSGEYAQDVANDLRASMQQHAGVFRTQKSMDEGVVKIAELRERVKALNLKDKSKVFNTARIEALEVENLIEAAQATIVSAAARHESRGAHTVDDYGDTPEHPNGRNDQDWHKHTLWYSEGNRLSYKPVQMKPLTVDSVPLKVRTF
- a CDS encoding succinate dehydrogenase iron-sulfur subunit, translating into MTKRTFSIYRYDPDKDAKPYMQDIEVELDGSERMLLDALMKLKAIDPSISFRRSCREGVCGSDAMNINGKNGLACLTNMRTLPGKIVLKPLPGLPVIRDLIVDMTQFFKQYNSIKPYLINDTVPPEKERLQSPEEREELNGLYECILCASCSTSCPSFWWNPDKFVGPAGLLQAYRFIADSRDQATGERLDNLEDPYRLFRCHTIMNCVDVCPKGLNPTKAIGKIKEMMVLRAV
- the sdhD gene encoding succinate dehydrogenase, hydrophobic membrane anchor protein codes for the protein MAVNYGSKRVVVGAHYGLRDWLAQRVTAVLMALFTIALLAQVILFKGPIGYDKWAGIFSQQWMKFLTFAVIIAMLYHVWVGVRDIWMDYVKPVSIRLSLQVFSIVWLVGCAGWAIQVLWRL
- a CDS encoding succinate dehydrogenase assembly factor 2, with protein sequence MTEALIDERGLSKLQWRCRRGLLENDLFIERFFRRYSDTLTVRHADALSALMDLSDNDLLDVHLARKTLLQVDAALDRADVHEVLKMLREPL